In Lysobacter luteus, a single window of DNA contains:
- the ahcY gene encoding adenosylhomocysteinase, whose protein sequence is MNAVTKTFSMDGDYKIADISLADYGRKEIDIAEHEMPGLMSIRRKYASEAPLKGVRVTGSLHMTIQTAVLIETLKDIGGDVRWASCNIFSTQDHAAAAIAATGTPVFAWKGETLEEYWDCTLEALSFPDGNGGYLGPQLVVDDGGDVTLLIHKGYELEQGDESWVNSASGSHEEQVIKNLLKRVHTERRGFWTTVVRDWKGVSEETTTGVHRLYQLAEQGKLLIPAINVNDSVTKSKFDNLYGCRESLADGLKRAMDVMLAGKVVVVCGYGDVGKGCAASMRAYGARVVVTEIDPICALQAAMEGFEVNTIESTLGRGDIYVTTTGNKDIITVQHMQAMKDQAIVCNIGHFDNEIQVDALYALKDVARTNIKPQVDKFTFANGNSIFLLAEGRLVNLGCATGHPSFVMSNSFANQTLAQIDLWANKESYGKQVYLLPKRLDEEVARLHLEKIGVKLTTLTDEQAKYLGVAVEGPYKPDHYRY, encoded by the coding sequence ATGAACGCTGTAACCAAGACCTTTTCGATGGATGGCGACTACAAGATCGCCGACATCTCGCTGGCCGACTACGGCCGCAAGGAAATCGACATCGCCGAGCACGAGATGCCTGGCCTGATGTCGATCCGCCGCAAGTACGCGTCCGAGGCCCCGCTCAAGGGCGTGCGCGTGACCGGCTCGCTGCACATGACCATCCAGACCGCGGTCCTGATCGAGACGCTCAAGGACATCGGCGGCGACGTGCGCTGGGCATCGTGCAATATCTTCTCGACCCAGGACCACGCCGCCGCGGCCATCGCCGCCACCGGCACCCCGGTGTTCGCCTGGAAGGGCGAGACGCTGGAGGAGTACTGGGACTGCACCCTGGAGGCGCTGAGCTTCCCCGATGGCAACGGCGGCTACCTCGGACCGCAGCTGGTGGTCGACGACGGTGGCGACGTGACCCTGTTGATCCACAAGGGCTATGAGCTCGAACAGGGCGACGAGTCCTGGGTCAACAGCGCCTCGGGCAGCCACGAGGAGCAGGTCATCAAGAACCTGCTCAAGCGCGTGCACACCGAGCGCCGCGGTTTCTGGACCACCGTCGTGCGTGACTGGAAGGGTGTCTCCGAGGAGACCACCACCGGCGTCCACCGCCTGTACCAGCTCGCCGAGCAGGGCAAGCTGCTGATCCCGGCGATCAACGTCAACGACTCGGTCACCAAGTCCAAGTTCGACAACCTGTACGGCTGCCGCGAGTCGCTGGCCGACGGCCTCAAGCGTGCGATGGATGTGATGCTCGCCGGCAAGGTCGTGGTGGTGTGTGGCTACGGCGACGTCGGCAAGGGCTGCGCGGCGTCGATGCGTGCCTACGGCGCGCGCGTAGTGGTCACCGAGATCGACCCGATCTGCGCGCTGCAGGCGGCGATGGAAGGCTTCGAGGTCAACACCATCGAAAGCACCCTGGGCCGCGGCGACATCTATGTCACCACCACCGGCAACAAGGACATCATCACCGTGCAGCACATGCAGGCGATGAAGGACCAGGCCATCGTCTGCAACATCGGCCACTTCGACAACGAGATCCAGGTCGATGCGCTGTACGCCCTGAAGGACGTGGCCCGGACCAACATCAAGCCGCAGGTCGACAAGTTCACCTTCGCCAACGGCAACTCGATCTTCCTGCTCGCCGAAGGCCGACTGGTCAACCTGGGTTGCGCGACCGGCCATCCCAGCTTCGTGATGTCGAACTCGTTCGCCAACCAGACGCTCGCCCAGATCGACCTGTGGGCCAACAAGGAGAGCTACGGCAAGCAGGTGTACCTGCTGCCGAAGCGGCTCGACGAGGAAGTTGCGCGCCTGCACCTGGAGAAGATCGGCGTGAAGCTCACCACGCTGACCGACGAGCAGGCGAAGTACCTCGGCGTCGCGGTCGAGGGGCCGTACAAGCCGGACCACTACCGCTACTGA
- a CDS encoding metal-dependent hydrolase yields MDSITQILLGGAVAAAIAPAGHRRAALLAGAALGTLPDLDVLPISLLTDNPVERMTWHRGVSHSLLVLPFVAWAIWTWCRSRGGRVAQAPRRWFWAIQLALLTHPLLDAFTVYGTQLLWPFAARPAMWSSVFIIDPLYTVWLLVGVGVAAIAGERRISQQVLVGGLVLSTMYLGASQVAKWQVERVAADSLAAMNLADAPRFSVPTPFNILLWRVVAMTPEGFVEGERSLVADRGAMHFREYRTDVKALAAVYEYPAVQRLTWFNRGFMKAERRDGELVLSDLRMGSEPDYSFRFVVARDDGAGWREVPPRQLQWPWQASRRLSAMWQRIWTPNGMLEPARPAGDTEPQSTVRADQ; encoded by the coding sequence ATGGACTCCATCACCCAGATCCTGCTCGGTGGCGCGGTCGCCGCCGCCATCGCGCCGGCCGGGCACCGCCGCGCAGCGCTGCTGGCGGGCGCGGCGCTGGGCACGCTGCCCGACCTCGACGTGCTGCCGATCAGCCTGCTGACCGACAACCCGGTCGAGCGCATGACCTGGCACCGCGGCGTCAGCCACTCGCTGTTGGTGCTGCCGTTCGTCGCGTGGGCGATATGGACCTGGTGCCGGAGCCGTGGCGGGCGGGTGGCGCAGGCGCCGCGCCGGTGGTTCTGGGCGATCCAGCTGGCGCTGCTGACCCACCCGCTGCTGGATGCCTTCACTGTCTACGGCACGCAACTGCTGTGGCCGTTCGCGGCACGGCCGGCGATGTGGTCCAGCGTGTTCATCATCGACCCGCTGTACACGGTGTGGCTGCTGGTAGGCGTTGGGGTGGCGGCGATCGCCGGCGAGCGGCGGATCAGCCAGCAGGTGCTGGTCGGCGGGCTCGTGCTCAGCACGATGTACCTGGGCGCCTCGCAGGTGGCCAAGTGGCAGGTCGAGCGGGTGGCGGCGGATTCGCTGGCGGCGATGAACCTGGCGGACGCGCCGCGCTTCTCGGTGCCGACCCCGTTCAACATCCTGCTCTGGCGGGTCGTGGCGATGACGCCGGAGGGCTTCGTCGAGGGCGAGCGCTCACTGGTCGCCGACCGGGGGGCGATGCACTTCCGCGAGTACCGGACCGACGTGAAGGCGCTCGCGGCCGTGTACGAGTATCCGGCGGTGCAGCGGCTGACCTGGTTCAACCGCGGCTTCATGAAGGCCGAGCGGCGCGATGGCGAGCTGGTGCTGAGCGACCTGCGGATGGGGTCGGAACCGGACTATTCGTTCCGCTTCGTGGTCGCCCGCGATGACGGCGCGGGCTGGCGCGAGGTGCCGCCGCGCCAGTTGCAGTGGCCGTGGCAGGCGAGCCGGCGGCTGTCGGCGATGTGGCAGCGCATCTGGACCCCGAACGGGATGCTCGAACCGGCCAGGCCGGCCGGCGACACCGAGCCGCAGTCCACCGTCCGGGCCGATCAGTAG
- the metK gene encoding methionine adenosyltransferase has translation MSSYLFTSESVSEGHPDKIADQISDAVLDAILTQDKRARVACETMVKTGVAIVAGEITTSAWIDLEALTRKVILDIGYDSSDVGFDGATCGVLNLIGKQSPHIAQGVDRRKPEEMGAGDQGLMFGYATNETESYMPAAIHLSHRLVEQQARIRKKRNSPLPWLRPDAKSQVTLRYEGGKATAIDAVVLSTQHAPGIKQKDLIEAVREEILKPVLPAKWLHKGTKFHINPTGKFEIGGPVGDCGLTGRKIIVDTYGGWARHGGGAFSGKDPSKVDRSAAYAARYVAKNVVAAGLADRCEVQVSYAIGVAEPTSISVTTFGTGRIPDEQIEKLIRKHFDLRPYGIIKMLDLVHPVYQSTAAYGHFGRKPKELSYTDSAGVTHNATAFSWERTDRAEELRKAAKLK, from the coding sequence ATGTCGAGCTACCTCTTCACCTCCGAGTCCGTGTCCGAAGGGCACCCGGACAAGATCGCCGACCAGATCTCCGATGCCGTGCTCGACGCGATCCTGACCCAGGACAAGCGCGCCCGCGTAGCCTGCGAGACCATGGTCAAGACCGGCGTGGCGATCGTCGCCGGCGAGATCACCACCAGCGCCTGGATCGACCTGGAGGCGCTGACGCGCAAGGTGATCCTCGACATCGGGTATGACTCCAGCGACGTCGGCTTCGACGGCGCGACCTGCGGCGTGCTCAACCTCATCGGCAAGCAGAGCCCGCACATCGCGCAGGGCGTGGACCGCCGCAAGCCCGAGGAGATGGGCGCTGGCGACCAGGGCCTGATGTTCGGCTACGCCACCAACGAGACCGAAAGCTACATGCCGGCCGCGATCCACCTTTCGCACCGGCTGGTCGAGCAGCAGGCCAGGATCCGCAAGAAGCGCAACTCGCCGCTGCCGTGGCTGCGCCCGGACGCCAAGAGCCAGGTGACTCTGCGCTACGAGGGTGGCAAGGCAACCGCCATCGACGCGGTGGTGCTGTCGACCCAGCACGCCCCGGGCATCAAGCAGAAGGACCTGATCGAGGCGGTGCGCGAGGAGATCCTCAAGCCCGTGCTGCCGGCCAAGTGGCTGCACAAGGGCACCAAGTTCCACATCAACCCGACCGGCAAGTTCGAGATCGGCGGCCCGGTGGGCGACTGCGGCCTGACCGGCCGCAAGATCATCGTCGACACCTACGGTGGCTGGGCCCGCCACGGCGGTGGTGCGTTCTCCGGCAAGGATCCGTCCAAGGTTGACCGCTCGGCCGCCTACGCCGCGCGCTACGTCGCCAAGAACGTGGTTGCCGCCGGCCTGGCCGACCGTTGCGAAGTGCAGGTCAGCTACGCCATCGGCGTCGCCGAGCCGACCTCGATCTCCGTCACCACGTTCGGCACCGGTCGCATCCCCGACGAGCAGATCGAGAAGCTGATCCGCAAGCACTTCGACCTGCGCCCGTACGGCATCATCAAGATGCTCGACCTGGTGCACCCGGTGTACCAGTCGACCGCCGCGTACGGCCACTTCGGCCGCAAGCCGAAGGAGCTGAGCTACACCGACTCGGCCGGCGTCACCCACAACGCGACCGCATTCTCGTGGGAGAGGACGGACCGCGCCGAAGAGCTGCGCAAGGCCGCCAAGCTGAAGTAA
- a CDS encoding class I SAM-dependent methyltransferase: MTDSCTATDFPYLHGFSPTEQARLMKQARLAESTIFRNIDYAGATRLLEVGSGVGAQTEILLRRFPDLHVTCVDLNTAQVAAARQNLGSRPWLDGRYALHEADATDLPFEPRSFDAAFLCWVLEHVPAPARALSEVRRVLQPGSVVYVTEVMNASFLLDPYSPNTWRYWMAFNDFQIDSGGDPFVGAKLGNLLLAGGFHDVTTEVKTFHFDNREPARRKTMIAFWEELLLSAADQLVAAGKVTPEVVEGVRAEMRQVQNDPNAVFFFSFVQARAVVY, encoded by the coding sequence ATGACCGACTCCTGCACCGCTACCGACTTCCCCTACCTGCACGGCTTCTCGCCGACCGAGCAGGCGCGCCTGATGAAGCAGGCGCGGCTCGCCGAATCCACGATCTTCCGCAACATCGACTACGCCGGCGCGACCCGCCTGCTCGAGGTCGGCAGCGGCGTGGGTGCCCAGACCGAGATCCTGCTGCGCCGCTTCCCCGACCTGCACGTGACCTGCGTCGATCTCAACACCGCGCAGGTCGCCGCCGCCCGCCAGAACCTCGGCAGCCGGCCGTGGCTGGACGGCCGCTACGCACTGCACGAGGCCGATGCGACCGACCTGCCGTTCGAGCCACGCAGCTTCGACGCCGCCTTCCTGTGCTGGGTACTCGAGCATGTGCCGGCGCCGGCGCGTGCGCTCAGCGAAGTCCGCCGGGTGCTGCAGCCCGGTTCGGTCGTGTACGTCACCGAGGTCATGAATGCCTCGTTCCTGCTCGACCCGTACTCGCCCAACACCTGGCGCTACTGGATGGCGTTCAACGACTTCCAGATCGACAGTGGCGGTGACCCGTTCGTCGGCGCCAAGCTCGGCAACCTGCTGCTGGCCGGTGGCTTCCACGACGTCACCACCGAAGTGAAGACCTTCCACTTCGACAACCGCGAGCCGGCGCGCCGCAAGACCATGATCGCCTTCTGGGAGGAGCTGTTGCTCTCGGCGGCCGACCAGCTGGTCGCGGCTGGCAAGGTCACCCCCGAAGTGGTCGAGGGCGTGCGCGCGGAGATGCGCCAAGTGCAGAACGACCCGAACGCGGTGTTCTTCTTCTCGTTCGTGCAGGCACGCGCCGTCGTCTACTGA